The Halalkalibacter krulwichiae genome has a segment encoding these proteins:
- a CDS encoding PhoH family protein, whose translation MTETKTIQLEVKNANETQALIGPHDRHLKRMEELLGVTIVTRGEEVQVTGEDQKTEIVGNVIATLIQLIRKGISISERDVVYAIQLAEQNRLEELLELYDEKVATNVKGKPIIAKTLGQRHYVSALRKKDMVFGIGPAGTGKTYLAVVMAVTALKEGHVKRIVLTRPAVEAGESLGFLPGDLKEKVDPYLRPLYDALHDVLGVEQTARLMERGTIEVAPLAYMRGRTLDDAYVILDEAQNTTKEQMKMFITRLGFGSKMVINGDLTQIDLPRGKKSGLKVAIEILSNIREIAFIYLQQSDVVRHTLVQQILQAYEEDPNENE comes from the coding sequence TTGACAGAAACGAAAACAATACAGCTAGAAGTCAAGAATGCCAATGAGACACAAGCGCTGATTGGACCTCATGACAGACACCTTAAGAGAATGGAAGAATTGCTAGGCGTTACAATTGTCACACGAGGTGAAGAGGTACAAGTTACTGGAGAAGATCAGAAGACGGAAATCGTTGGCAATGTTATTGCTACCTTAATTCAGTTAATCCGAAAAGGTATCTCAATATCTGAGCGTGATGTAGTATACGCAATTCAATTAGCAGAACAAAACAGACTTGAAGAGTTATTGGAATTATATGATGAAAAAGTAGCAACAAATGTAAAAGGTAAACCGATTATTGCAAAAACACTTGGCCAAAGGCATTATGTAAGTGCTTTAAGAAAGAAAGACATGGTTTTTGGTATCGGACCAGCCGGTACTGGTAAAACGTATTTGGCTGTTGTTATGGCTGTTACAGCGTTAAAGGAAGGGCATGTCAAACGTATTGTACTTACAAGACCTGCGGTTGAAGCGGGAGAGAGTTTAGGCTTTTTGCCAGGTGACCTTAAAGAGAAAGTTGATCCTTATTTACGACCGTTATATGATGCACTGCATGATGTGTTGGGAGTTGAGCAAACAGCCCGTCTAATGGAAAGAGGAACGATTGAAGTTGCTCCTCTAGCCTATATGCGTGGTCGTACGCTTGATGATGCATATGTTATTTTAGATGAAGCTCAAAACACGACAAAAGAGCAAATGAAGATGTTTATAACTAGATTAGGATTTGGCTCAAAGATGGTTATAAATGGTGACTTGACACAAATTGATTTACCAAGAGGAAAGAAGTCAGGTTTAAAGGTAGCGATTGAAATCTTATCTAATATCCGAGAAATTGCCTTTATTTATCTGCAGCAATCGGATGTTGTCCGCCATACACTTGTACAGCAGATTTTACAAGCATATGAAGAGGATCCAAATGAGAACGAGTAG
- a CDS encoding DUF502 domain-containing protein, with product MWKRFQKNIIAGIIFLLPAIATIYVIQFLFGLVDAFLGSFITDFLKAINVITVEEGRIYFLGVYTPFSERLLGIGFVLTILLITWVGAMRIQGRGIKIFGTIDRTFRRIPIANSIYTSVEQVIHAFAQERSSFKNVVLVEYPRKGLYTVGFQTGESKGEVQRVTSKECINVFLPTTPNPTSGWLVLVPQQDVIVLNMTVEQGLKFIISGGVVVPPDPEAIMDNIETEVDHNNMVVHVRSRRKDENN from the coding sequence ATGTGGAAAAGATTTCAGAAGAATATCATAGCTGGGATTATCTTCTTGTTACCGGCTATTGCAACAATCTATGTTATTCAATTCTTATTTGGCCTAGTTGACGCCTTTCTCGGCTCATTTATAACTGATTTCTTAAAAGCCATTAACGTTATTACCGTTGAGGAAGGACGAATTTATTTTCTTGGTGTGTACACACCTTTTTCTGAACGCTTACTTGGAATTGGATTTGTTTTGACGATTTTGTTAATTACATGGGTAGGAGCGATGAGAATTCAAGGGAGAGGGATTAAAATTTTTGGCACAATAGATCGGACGTTCCGACGAATCCCTATTGCAAATTCTATTTATACATCGGTTGAACAAGTTATTCACGCATTTGCTCAAGAGCGCTCATCATTTAAGAATGTTGTATTAGTTGAGTATCCTAGAAAAGGACTTTATACCGTCGGTTTTCAAACAGGTGAATCAAAAGGTGAAGTACAAAGAGTGACATCCAAAGAATGTATTAATGTATTTCTTCCGACGACTCCTAATCCTACTTCTGGTTGGTTAGTTCTTGTTCCGCAGCAAGATGTTATTGTCTTAAATATGACCGTTGAACAAGGATTGAAATTTATTATATCTGGTGGTGTGGTTGTTCCTCCAGATCCGGAAGCAATAATGGATAATATTGAAACAGAAGTGGACCATAACAATATGGTTGTACATGTTCGTTCAAGAAGAAAGGATGAAAATAATTGA
- a CDS encoding cytidine deaminase produces the protein MRKEQLIEEAKKAREQAYVPYSKFPVGAALLMEDGTVYLGANIENASYGLTNCAERTALFKAYSEGNRKVKMVAVVAGTDRPVPPCGACRQVMVELCGADTNVILTNLKGDIEEMTVADLLPGAFTAEDMNE, from the coding sequence TTGAGAAAAGAACAATTGATTGAAGAAGCTAAAAAAGCAAGAGAACAGGCCTATGTCCCGTATTCAAAATTTCCAGTAGGTGCAGCATTGCTAATGGAAGATGGAACGGTCTACTTGGGAGCTAATATTGAAAATGCTTCTTATGGGTTAACGAATTGTGCAGAGAGAACAGCATTGTTTAAAGCTTATTCAGAAGGTAATCGTAAGGTGAAGATGGTTGCAGTTGTTGCAGGGACAGACCGACCAGTACCGCCTTGTGGGGCATGTCGCCAAGTAATGGTTGAGTTGTGCGGGGCAGATACAAATGTTATACTTACTAATTTAAAGGGTGATATAGAAGAAATGACGGTAGCAGATTTGTTACCGGGAGCATTTACAGCGGAGGATATGAATGAATAA
- the floA gene encoding flotillin-like protein FloA (flotillin-like protein involved in membrane lipid rafts), translating into MALDAGSISLLIGLAVLLILLAVLFTFVPVMLWISALAAGVRIGIFELVGMRLRRVIPARVVNPLIKAVKAGLDLSTSKLEGHYLAGGNVDRVVNALIAAQRANIDLSFERAAAIDLAGRDVLEAVQMSVNPKVIETPFIAGVAMDGIEVKAKARITVRANIDRLVGGAGEDTVIARVGEGIVSTIGSAENHKRVLENPDMISQTVLSKGLDAGTAFEILSIDIADIDIGKNIGAELQTDQAEADKKIAQAKAEERRAMAVAKEQEMKAKVEEMRAKVVEAEAEVPMALSEALRQGHMGVMDYMNYQNIMADTDMRGSISKATDEDSSNPKNN; encoded by the coding sequence ATGGCATTAGATGCTGGGAGCATTAGTTTGTTGATTGGTCTTGCGGTTTTATTAATTTTACTTGCGGTATTATTTACGTTTGTACCAGTAATGCTTTGGATCTCCGCTTTAGCAGCAGGAGTTCGAATTGGGATTTTTGAATTAGTTGGGATGAGGTTACGTCGTGTTATTCCTGCACGTGTTGTTAACCCATTAATTAAAGCTGTTAAAGCAGGTCTTGATTTAAGTACTTCGAAATTAGAGGGGCACTATCTTGCAGGTGGTAATGTTGACCGTGTCGTTAACGCGTTAATTGCTGCTCAACGTGCTAATATTGATCTTAGCTTTGAACGTGCAGCGGCAATCGACTTAGCGGGTCGTGATGTACTAGAAGCGGTACAGATGAGTGTAAACCCGAAAGTAATTGAAACTCCATTTATTGCGGGGGTAGCGATGGATGGAATTGAAGTGAAAGCAAAGGCTCGTATTACTGTTCGTGCCAACATTGATCGTTTAGTCGGTGGTGCGGGTGAAGATACAGTTATTGCTCGTGTTGGTGAAGGGATTGTATCTACAATCGGTTCAGCTGAAAACCATAAAAGGGTATTAGAAAATCCTGATATGATTTCTCAAACTGTCTTGTCAAAAGGACTAGATGCAGGTACTGCATTTGAAATTCTATCAATTGATATTGCAGATATTGATATCGGTAAGAATATCGGTGCAGAACTTCAAACAGACCAAGCGGAAGCAGATAAGAAGATTGCTCAAGCGAAGGCTGAAGAACGCCGTGCGATGGCTGTTGCGAAAGAACAAGAAATGAAGGCGAAGGTTGAAGAAATGCGTGCTAAGGTTGTAGAAGCGGAAGCGGAAGTTCCAATGGCACTTTCAGAAGCACTTCGTCAAGGACATATGGGTGTTATGGATTATATGAACTATCAAAATATCATGGCAGATACGGATATGCGTGGGTCGATTAGCAAGGCGACTGATGAGGACTCAAGTAATCCAAAAAATAATTAA
- the ybeY gene encoding rRNA maturation RNase YbeY, which translates to MNVTVDFHDETNELSNEQQKLVEEVIIKAAELEGLKGEVEVSITIVDERRIQEVNRDYRGKDTPTDVISFALNEQSEDELAIETDPDMPNVLGDIIISLSHIKSQAEEYGHTFNRELGFLTVHGMLHLLGYDHLTEAEEKEMFSRQEDILSAYGLTR; encoded by the coding sequence ATGAACGTAACAGTTGATTTTCATGATGAAACGAATGAACTTTCAAACGAGCAGCAAAAACTTGTAGAAGAGGTAATTATAAAGGCAGCAGAGCTTGAAGGATTAAAAGGTGAAGTTGAGGTTTCTATTACCATTGTAGATGAGCGCCGAATTCAAGAAGTCAATCGAGATTATCGAGGAAAAGATACACCGACAGATGTGATTTCCTTTGCTTTAAATGAACAAAGTGAAGATGAACTTGCAATCGAGACAGATCCAGACATGCCCAACGTTCTAGGAGATATTATTATTTCATTAAGTCATATTAAATCTCAAGCTGAAGAGTATGGACATACATTTAATCGTGAATTAGGCTTCTTAACTGTTCATGGGATGTTACACTTACTTGGCTACGACCATTTGACAGAAGCCGAAGAGAAGGAAATGTTCTCAAGGCAAGAGGACATCTTATCAGCTTATGGGCTTACAAGATAG
- a CDS encoding NfeD family protein, protein MIIYIAIALVITTVAAILIFRYFGHRGPMRKVIHTDSTSTEKGYITNETRKELLGQIGETLTPLRPSGSAVFVKERLDVISEGGYIEQGKKVEVVYTAGSRIVVREVKED, encoded by the coding sequence ATGATAATTTATATAGCGATTGCATTAGTCATTACCACAGTAGCGGCGATTCTGATATTCCGTTACTTTGGTCATCGTGGCCCGATGCGCAAAGTCATTCATACTGATTCAACAAGTACTGAAAAAGGCTATATTACTAATGAAACAAGAAAAGAACTTTTGGGGCAAATAGGAGAAACTTTAACCCCTCTTCGACCATCAGGGTCAGCCGTTTTTGTAAAGGAACGCCTTGACGTTATCTCTGAGGGAGGCTATATTGAACAGGGTAAGAAAGTTGAGGTTGTGTATACAGCCGGTTCTCGTATTGTTGTAAGAGAAGTAAAAGAAGATTAA
- the yqfC gene encoding sporulation protein YqfC, producing MKKVRQQMKDWMTKQMQLPADVMMDLPRITMIGQLHIYIENHRGVLRFSNQELRLLLKQGQLLIKGDHFVIKTILPEELLLEGRIDEVVYLDEKQK from the coding sequence ATGAAAAAAGTGAGACAACAAATGAAAGATTGGATGACAAAGCAAATGCAACTTCCTGCTGATGTCATGATGGACCTGCCGCGAATTACAATGATTGGTCAACTACATATATATATTGAAAACCATCGCGGTGTTTTACGATTCTCGAATCAAGAGCTCCGCTTGTTATTAAAGCAGGGTCAATTGTTAATTAAAGGTGACCACTTTGTTATTAAAACAATATTGCCTGAGGAATTGTTGCTTGAGGGACGTATTGACGAGGTGGTGTATTTAGATGAAAAACAAAAGTAG
- a CDS encoding diacylglycerol kinase family protein, translating into MYVLKNEQNMQIHLITAVCILVAAYFFQLPLNHWLILLLVIAGMFSLEIMNTAIERTVDLVTKDFHPLAKRAKDIAAAAVFVYCLFAVIIGLLLFLPPILQFFQKGQLLPF; encoded by the coding sequence ATGTATGTTTTGAAGAACGAACAGAACATGCAAATTCACCTGATAACAGCGGTATGTATTCTTGTAGCAGCCTACTTTTTTCAATTACCTTTGAATCATTGGCTCATTTTACTTTTAGTGATTGCAGGAATGTTTTCACTGGAAATAATGAATACAGCTATTGAACGAACGGTAGATTTAGTTACAAAAGATTTTCACCCATTAGCTAAACGAGCCAAAGATATTGCTGCTGCAGCAGTATTTGTTTATTGCTTATTTGCCGTCATTATAGGCTTACTCTTATTCCTTCCACCAATATTACAATTCTTTCAAAAAGGTCAATTATTGCCTTTTTGA
- a CDS encoding NfeD family protein: MATRRWRLFFSFTFVILALLLIPLQTMVHSEREASGEELIYYIPVEQTVERGLEAFMARSFANAIEEGASHIILEMDTPGGAVDAAGNIALLIQETDIPVITYVKNKAISAGAYIALNTDEIVMAPGATMGSAAVIDGAGNAAEEKTQSYWLSEMRSAAELNGRDPQYALAMADNRIDLPELNAPEGELLTLTAQQAMQVGYAEAIASNRGELLEYLELENAVEIEMQVSFSEQIARFVTHPVVIPILLSIGSLGLVLELYSPGFGVPGIMGISALLLFFFGHMFAGFAGWESMILFVVGFLLIIVEIFVPGFGIFGLLGIGAIIGGCFSHLFRRLQ; the protein is encoded by the coding sequence ATGGCAACTAGACGTTGGAGGTTATTTTTTTCCTTTACGTTTGTGATCTTAGCTTTATTACTGATTCCGCTACAAACGATGGTACACAGTGAAAGGGAAGCATCGGGTGAGGAGCTAATTTATTATATTCCAGTTGAACAAACGGTTGAAAGAGGCCTTGAGGCATTTATGGCCCGCTCGTTTGCAAATGCAATCGAGGAAGGTGCTTCTCATATTATTCTCGAGATGGATACACCAGGAGGAGCAGTAGATGCTGCTGGTAATATTGCACTTCTTATTCAAGAAACAGATATACCGGTCATTACTTATGTAAAGAACAAAGCTATTTCAGCTGGTGCATATATCGCGTTAAATACAGATGAAATTGTGATGGCTCCTGGTGCGACTATGGGATCTGCAGCGGTAATTGATGGAGCTGGAAACGCGGCTGAAGAAAAAACTCAATCCTATTGGCTTTCAGAAATGCGCAGTGCTGCTGAATTAAATGGTCGCGATCCGCAATACGCATTAGCGATGGCTGATAATCGTATTGACCTACCGGAATTAAATGCGCCTGAAGGGGAGTTACTTACCTTAACGGCCCAACAAGCGATGCAAGTAGGTTATGCAGAAGCGATTGCTTCTAATCGAGGAGAACTGCTTGAATATTTAGAGCTTGAAAATGCAGTTGAAATAGAAATGCAAGTTAGCTTTTCTGAGCAAATTGCACGTTTTGTAACCCATCCCGTTGTGATTCCGATATTATTATCAATTGGTAGCCTAGGTCTTGTTCTTGAGCTGTATTCACCTGGATTTGGTGTGCCTGGTATTATGGGTATTTCTGCATTGCTGCTATTTTTCTTTGGTCATATGTTTGCAGGGTTTGCAGGTTGGGAATCGATGATCTTGTTTGTAGTTGGCTTTTTGTTAATTATAGTTGAAATATTTGTCCCGGGTTTTGGAATTTTTGGTTTGCTTGGAATCGGAGCAATCATTGGGGGATGCTTCTCGCATCTTTTTCGACGGCTTCAATGA
- a CDS encoding HD family phosphohydrolase, translated as MRRQSSIDQQIWWKRVRDHRYIRSILFFTIGIVLYILLVGNVIPEKLEIELSQVADHDIRSPITVEHKTATEERRSAAVDEVGPVYELKREYSQNQVRKIHDIFDLVNQVRTEELVDEDEETGASPEEEREADDALSDQVEFVKEVLSPRTSNDISDQTLETFLQASDSQLQIARETTTNAVYEIMSERISTRDLPEAKEEVRNQISISTVSNNLLEAMQEVAEFAIIPNYIYDANATDQLRQEAAESVEPVLIREGQLLVKEGEMINHDIYEQLRVVGLLDDSFNVFPYIGLAILIGLIISMLSYYLNEAQTSVQKNNSHLLMFTIIFILTVIIMKITSLLEGLEVQGVGFVVPVSIGAMLITVLIHTRVALFTSIMFAVIGSIVFNNETVGTFHFSYGFYILFSSFAGAYFLSKSNRLSRILRAGLFISFVNMIAVLSLLFMRMVQIGWVEIGMHMAFAFLSGFIAAVLTIGLLPFFEAGFGILSTSRLIELSSPNHPLLRKILVEAPGTYHHSVVVGNLSEAACESIGENGLLARVGSYYHDLGKTKRPHFFIENQMKMENPHDKISPQLSRTIIIAHPYDGADLLREYKMPKEIIDIAEQHHGTTLLKYFYHKANKESEQEIPESQFRYPGPKAQTKVSAIVGIADSVEAAVRTIQKPTPDKIETLVRKIIQDKLEDGQFDESDLTLKELDQVAVSICETLKGTFHQRIEYPEDVKGKGDKKHERNS; from the coding sequence TTGAGAAGACAGTCATCCATTGATCAACAAATTTGGTGGAAGCGTGTCAGGGATCATCGTTACATAAGGAGTATCCTCTTTTTTACGATAGGGATAGTTCTCTATATTTTATTGGTTGGCAATGTGATTCCTGAGAAATTAGAAATTGAATTATCACAAGTGGCTGACCATGATATAAGATCTCCCATAACGGTTGAACATAAAACAGCTACAGAAGAACGGAGAAGTGCTGCTGTAGATGAAGTAGGTCCTGTTTATGAATTAAAAAGAGAGTATTCTCAAAATCAAGTAAGAAAAATTCATGACATTTTTGACTTGGTCAACCAAGTTCGAACAGAGGAATTAGTGGATGAAGATGAAGAGACCGGCGCTAGTCCTGAAGAAGAGAGAGAGGCAGATGATGCTTTGTCAGATCAAGTTGAGTTTGTCAAAGAAGTTTTATCTCCTAGGACAAGCAATGATATATCTGATCAAACATTAGAAACATTTTTACAAGCAAGTGATTCACAGTTGCAAATTGCGCGTGAAACAACAACGAATGCTGTGTATGAAATCATGAGTGAAAGAATCTCTACTCGTGATTTACCGGAAGCTAAAGAAGAAGTCAGAAACCAAATCTCAATATCAACTGTTAGTAATAATCTCCTGGAAGCGATGCAAGAGGTCGCTGAATTTGCAATTATTCCTAACTATATATATGATGCCAATGCGACTGATCAATTAAGACAAGAAGCGGCTGAAAGTGTTGAACCAGTTCTAATAAGAGAAGGTCAACTTCTTGTAAAAGAAGGGGAAATGATTAATCACGACATTTATGAGCAATTAAGAGTTGTGGGTCTATTGGATGATTCGTTTAATGTGTTTCCTTATATAGGTCTAGCGATTCTAATAGGACTAATCATAAGCATGCTTTCGTACTACCTTAATGAAGCGCAAACGTCGGTACAAAAAAATAATAGTCATCTGCTGATGTTTACAATTATTTTTATCTTGACCGTTATAATAATGAAAATCACAAGTCTGCTAGAAGGGCTAGAGGTTCAAGGCGTAGGCTTTGTTGTACCAGTATCAATAGGAGCTATGCTCATAACCGTTTTAATTCATACACGTGTAGCTTTGTTTACGAGTATCATGTTTGCTGTCATAGGGAGTATTGTATTCAACAATGAAACAGTAGGTACTTTTCATTTCAGTTATGGGTTCTATATTCTTTTTAGCTCATTTGCTGGAGCGTACTTTCTTAGTAAATCAAACCGGTTGTCTCGGATTTTAAGGGCTGGACTATTTATTTCATTTGTGAATATGATTGCGGTTTTATCGCTATTGTTTATGCGAATGGTGCAAATCGGTTGGGTGGAAATTGGGATGCATATGGCGTTTGCTTTTCTCTCAGGATTTATTGCAGCTGTTTTAACGATAGGATTGTTGCCATTTTTTGAAGCGGGCTTTGGGATATTATCAACCTCTCGATTAATTGAGCTATCAAGTCCCAATCACCCTTTGCTTCGAAAGATTCTTGTTGAAGCTCCGGGAACGTATCACCATAGTGTTGTTGTTGGGAACTTATCAGAAGCTGCATGTGAATCTATAGGTGAAAATGGCTTATTAGCTCGTGTCGGATCTTATTATCACGATTTAGGTAAAACGAAACGACCGCACTTTTTCATTGAAAATCAAATGAAAATGGAAAATCCGCATGATAAGATTTCTCCTCAGTTAAGTAGAACCATTATTATTGCTCATCCTTATGATGGGGCAGACTTATTAAGAGAATATAAAATGCCAAAGGAAATAATTGATATTGCTGAGCAACATCATGGTACTACTTTATTAAAGTACTTTTATCATAAAGCAAACAAAGAATCTGAACAGGAAATACCAGAGTCACAATTTAGGTACCCAGGACCAAAAGCGCAAACAAAGGTTTCTGCGATCGTAGGAATTGCAGATAGTGTTGAAGCGGCAGTACGTACTATTCAAAAACCGACTCCGGATAAGATTGAAACACTAGTAAGAAAAATCATTCAAGATAAACTAGAAGATGGACAATTTGATGAATCAGATTTAACTCTAAAGGAGTTAGACCAGGTGGCTGTGTCAATCTGTGAAACACTTAAAGGTACATTTCATCAAAGAATTGAGTACCCGGAGGACGTTAAAGGTAAAGGAGATAAGAAGCATGAACGTAACAGTTGA
- the yqfD gene encoding sporulation protein YqfD, with product MNNYWTNHLNGYVRVRIDGDYPERFLNRCIEHDISIWQIKRIGDKRIVCYMDVEDAKRIRPLLRQTSCKVTFVQRRGVPFLLKRILNRSGFVAGIAAFLVVMFVLSNMVWNVEIKGASPQVEHELRQVVSEMGIKRGTFQFSLPSVELIQRDVTELVQGATWVGVRQKGTTYEFEVVEQQLPEEADRYSPRHLVASKKAIIHKIFVEHGQAEVKPNDFVRKGDRLVSGYIGKKDAEDEEKQLVPAQAVVLGEIWYKSDVSVPLDTLFTTLTGEKKVKSYVELWGLDIPIWGFGKTEFPEFTEFTHQRPFQFFKWTMPISYKRVELLETSQYERTYTKEEAVRAARERARDDLRKHLPKDAEIIGEKVLHEDVENGKVNLRIHYQVIEDITSEQPIIQGD from the coding sequence ATGAATAATTATTGGACTAACCATCTAAATGGTTATGTGCGAGTACGAATTGATGGGGATTATCCGGAACGCTTTTTAAATAGGTGTATTGAACATGATATTTCAATTTGGCAAATTAAAAGAATTGGTGATAAACGAATTGTATGTTATATGGATGTTGAAGATGCCAAGCGAATCCGTCCATTATTAAGACAAACGAGTTGTAAAGTAACTTTTGTACAAAGGCGAGGGGTGCCCTTCTTACTCAAACGGATACTAAATAGGTCCGGTTTTGTTGCAGGAATTGCTGCTTTTTTAGTTGTGATGTTTGTGTTATCAAATATGGTATGGAATGTTGAAATTAAAGGGGCCTCTCCTCAAGTGGAACACGAATTGAGGCAAGTTGTGTCCGAAATGGGGATCAAAAGAGGTACCTTTCAATTCTCGTTACCAAGTGTAGAGTTAATTCAGCGTGATGTAACAGAGCTAGTTCAAGGAGCTACTTGGGTTGGAGTACGTCAAAAAGGGACGACCTATGAGTTTGAGGTTGTTGAACAGCAGTTACCTGAGGAAGCTGATCGTTACAGTCCAAGGCACCTAGTTGCATCAAAGAAAGCAATCATTCATAAAATATTTGTTGAACACGGGCAAGCGGAAGTTAAGCCTAATGATTTTGTTCGAAAAGGAGATAGGCTTGTTTCGGGCTATATTGGAAAAAAAGATGCAGAAGATGAAGAAAAACAATTAGTACCAGCCCAGGCAGTCGTTCTTGGCGAGATTTGGTACAAGTCAGACGTGTCTGTTCCACTTGATACTCTTTTTACAACTCTTACTGGGGAAAAGAAAGTCAAAAGTTATGTTGAATTATGGGGACTAGATATACCTATTTGGGGGTTTGGGAAAACAGAGTTTCCGGAGTTCACCGAATTCACTCATCAACGTCCTTTTCAATTTTTTAAGTGGACTATGCCTATATCTTACAAAAGGGTTGAATTACTTGAAACTTCACAATATGAGAGAACGTATACAAAGGAAGAAGCAGTTCGAGCCGCAAGAGAAAGAGCGCGTGATGATCTTAGGAAACATTTACCGAAGGATGCGGAAATCATTGGTGAAAAAGTTTTGCACGAAGACGTGGAGAATGGTAAAGTTAACTTAAGGATACATTACCAAGTAATAGAAGATATTACATCGGAGCAGCCGATTATTCAAGGAGACTGA